The Periplaneta americana isolate PAMFEO1 chromosome 16, P.americana_PAMFEO1_priV1, whole genome shotgun sequence genome segment ATCTTAATATAACGCCTCAATGCCTCCTCAAAATACTGGATTGCACCGAAGTTTCTCGATTGTTCCAAACGAaactgaaataaatgtaaaataaattgatCTTATTCTAAAAGTTTCCTCcaaaaaacattgaaattctcgATTGCTCCAAACGAAACTTAAATAAGTGTAAAATAACGTGAACTGAATCTAAACGCCTTCTCcaaaaaacattgaaattcttgatTGCTCCAAACGAATCTTAAGTAAGTGTAAAATAACTTGATCTTAATCTAAACGCTTCCTCCAAAGGGCATCGAATTTCTCGATTGCTCCAAACGAATCTTAAGTAAGTGTAAAATAACTTGATCTTAATCTAAACGCTTCCTCCAAAGGGCATTGAATTTCTCGATTGCTCCAAACGAATCTTAAGTATAAAATGACTTGATCTTAATCTAAACGCTTCCTCCAAAGGGCATGGAATTTCTCGATTGCTCCAAACGAATCTTAAGTATAAAATGACTTGATCTTAATCTAAACGCTTCCTCCAAAGGGCATTGGATTTCTCGATTGCTCCAAACGAATCTTAAGTATAAAATGACTTGATCTTAATCTAAACGCTTCCTCCAAAGGGCATTGGATTTCTCGATTGCTCCAAACGAATCTTAAGTATAAAATGACTTGATCTTAATCTAAACGCTTCCTCCAAAGGGCATTGGATTTCTCGATTGCTCCAAACGAATCTTAAGTATAAAATAACTTGATCTTAATCTAAACGCTTCCTCCAAAGGGCATTGGATTTCTCGATTGCTCCAAACGAATCTTAAGTATAAAATAACTTGATCTTAATCTAAACGCTTCCTCCAAAGGGCATTGGATTTCTCGATTACTCCAAACGAATCttaagtttaaaataacttgatcTTAATCTAAACGCTTCCTCCAAAGGGCGTTAAATTTCTCGATTGCTCCAAACAAATCTTAAGTGAGTGTAAAATAACTTGATCTTAATATAAACGCTTCCTCCAGAGGACACTGAAATTCTCGATTGTTCCAAATTAATCTTAAGTGTAAAATAATTTGATCTTAATCTAAATTCTTTCTCTAAAGAACATTGAAATTCTCGTTTACTCTAAACGAACCTGAAGTAAGTGTAAAATATGATCTTAATGTAAACACTTTATCCGAAGGGCATTGAAATTCTCTATTACTCCAAACGAATCTTAAAGAAGtgtaaaataactttattttgATGCAAAGGCTGCCTCAATGGACACTGAAATACTTGAAACGAGTCTTAAAGAATTTTATTGTGAAATAACATGTTATTGATACGAACGACATGCACATAAATCAGATATAACCTAGGTACTGGAAAGTTGCGAATAAATTGTTCGCACTGTgttgaagaaaacaaaatatccTGTAATGAAGTAAGCGAGATGGCTCTCAAATACTCAAAGCTAGATGAAGAAACTTCGAAAATAGtacagagaataataataataataataataataataataataataataaaattataataatgtgaATCCACAAACTAAATAACAGAACATATCGCAGTGGATGCACCAGTCTTGCAAGGATTGAGTGAGTACATCGAGATGCAAGCAGTGGAAAAACCCATTATTAGTTATTAACCATAAAACACATTTGCTTCTGAATATATTATTGTACTACAAATACACTCCAGCCAGTATGGTAAAAAGTAATCAGTACAAAATATACGGAGATTGATTCGTAATGAAAGATAAAACGACAAATTCTAACAGACAGATAGTCTATTATTGTTCGAGAGAAGCAGAGAAAATTGgtacaattattaattaatatgacAGCACTGCTTagcaaaaaaatataaagaatttaTAAGAAAAATAGTAAAACATAGATTTGGTGTAATCAAATATGAAAGCTGTGGAAAATCATACAATTACAATATCAAAAAAGAATGTGACACCAAGTGCAGCATTTGAGAGAACTAAACTTGAacatatcagcaatacaaatttaaaaatgtttctagttCAATAACAAATTACATATTGTCAGTTTTAGTGCAGTAAGTGTCTTGTATTTTAGACACCTTATAAATTTCTAGTCCAATGTATGTATTGCAAAAATGTAGATGTTTTAGAAAGGTTTAATTCAATAAATTTTTTAAAGTGTCCTTTAAATTTTTAGTGCATCATGTATATTCATTGCAAATACCTATTTTAGATATCTTAGAAAACTTTTGTGCAATATGTACATTGGAAATTTAATAATTGCAGatatcttacaaaattttattgcaATGATACTTTAAGTATATTTAAACTTTTAGTGCCTAttgaaaatcttttaaatatgttataacattttaaggttaacttaaaaataaaacataatttgattTGCGGAGAAACACGGGCCAAAAGTACAATGaatagtaaatgaaatgaaataatcattttatgtagtgttatacaagtgattgtgtaaaataggCAATGAATCTGTCAATgctattagacaaattttgttgatGTCCtcgttagaaaatttaagagaaaggaggtTAATTTTAGTTAACTTAAATGAGTTCCTCTAGTAccaaaaataaatctttaaatttaTAGTGCAATATGTACACCTATATTgcaaatatgttatattatatcttAGGCAACTTTAGTGCAATTTGTAGGTGTACTGCAAATATTTTTAGATATCTTGTAAAATATTTGTGCAGTAACTGTTTCTAGGTTTCTGGAAATTGAAATGTTTAAGGTACCTTTAGTGTAATAGTTAATTTTAGATGTATTTTAGATTTTAGTGCAGTATGTAGTCTATATTGTAAATGCTGTAAATATCTTGCATATAGTATGCAGCATTTGTAATTATTACAGATGTGTATTGTACAGCCTATGTTGGAATAGTGAACAGTAATAATTCGTCATTTTATTATTTCAGGTCGCACCAATGAGGTTCAGCTATAGGATCTTCCACCCTCCTGTATACGCTCCAGCACCGACGCCCCCGAAAGTTCCGGATACAATCCAGACCAGGGAACTTGATCAGCCGAACCTGGACACGCAGCAAGAGAGCGAAGACCGTTTGCAGTCCCCTTCTACTGTGGTACCTCCCACCGAAAACGTTTACACTGCTGAAAACAAAGTTGTAGAAGCAGTCAGCCAGCCTATGGACACTGCGGAAGCTAAAGATTCCTCTGAAAAGTGCGCTGCAAGCCCGGAAGCGGCATTACCTGATGATGAAGTGAAAGAACCTCCGGCCAAGAAGGTCAAGTTGAGTTTAGTTCTTAATGACGACGATTGTAAGAACAATCTGTGCTCGAGCGATACGGAGTTAGGGCCGAAGAAGAAGGAGCAGGAAGTGCTGCCGGTGCCGGAAGTGAAGGAGAAGCGCCAGAAGAAGAGGCGAAAGAAATCCAGTAGCATCGAAGTAGAGCGGAAATCCGTCAGTCGAGAAACGGAGCAGCTGGCGGAGACCCGCGCAGTGGAGACCACACCCGCCGTTGCTGAGGAAACCGCAGACGTCACCACCGCTGGTGAGACCACCGCTACAAATGATGCTGCCACGCCACCACCCGACGACGTTAACACCACCTCCCCACCTTGCGATTCCCCGAGAAGCGAGGAAACAGACGCGCGCAAAGAGGAGGAGGTGGTGGCTGCAGAAGAGGCCGAAAACAAAGTTTCTTCCGACGATTCCACCGAGAAGCAGACTGAAGCGGTGTCCAACGAAGTGGTGGAACCTTCGACCACGCAAGAAGAGGGTAACGCGTGTGTGGAAGACAATAATGTGGCGGAGACTGGGGGAAACGGTGAAGTTGTGGACGAAGAGAGTGTGGAGGACAGTGAACGTGTGTCAGGAGAGGGCGAGGCTGAGGGCGAAATTTTGGACCACGACGACAAAGAGGACGATTTCACTTTAAGACTGTCGTCGTCGGAAGAAGAGGAAGCTGCAGTAGAGACAGTGGAAGCAGTGGAGGACGTTAAACTCACCACGAAATTAGTTACAAAGCAGCCAGACGATAAGGAGAAAGAGGAGAAGCATGTGAAAGATGTGGAGGAGAGAAAGAAACTGAAGGGGAAGAGGGACGGCAGGAAGAAGAGCAAGCACAAGTCCAAGCACCACCACCAGGAGAGTTCGACGCGCAAGCGCAAAGCTCACCGCTCGGAGTCGACGCCTACGATCCTGCAGTACCAGGAGGACGTGATGAAGCTGAAGGTGAAGCTGGGCCCCATCAAGCCGGTGCTGCCCCAccggcaccaccaccaccatcaccactccAAGCACAACCGCAAGCTGCAGCAGGAGGCGGAGTCCTCCAGCAACGCCGTCGCCCTGCGCTCCAACGGGGAGTCCAGCGGCGCCTCCAACTCCGCGACCTCTGCCAAAGAGCGTCTGCTGCAGATGCGCGCCGTCAGGCACAAGAACATCAGCACCAGCAAGAGCGCCAGCCCGCCCGGCAAGGACGACGCCGGCAGGGCCAAGAAGACCGAAGTGCTGATGCCGCCCTCGTCCATCACCGTCAGCAAGGTCAGCATCGCCGAGAAGCGCAAGCTGGACACGCAGAAGGCGGCCGGCAGCGGCGGACAGGCCGGCGACGAGAGCAAGCGGCCCTCGCTGGAGATCATGCTGGTGAACGCGCCGGCAGCCACTACGGCTGCTGCAACCACCGGATCCACCACCATCACGGCCACAACCACTGCGAGCAACAGCGCCGAGTCGCAGAGGGGCGACACGGCGGGCAGCAGCAGGGCCCACGAGCACGGGTTCAAGCCCACCAGACCGCCGCCCCCCACCATACCGCTCGTCAGGATAAAGAAGACTTCGGTGACGACCATCCGTCCCCCTTCGGGGCTCACCATCACTCCAAAGAtgcccaccaccagcaccaccacgcCGCTGCCCACCAAGTCCACCACAACGATCTCCAAGACGCCCATCGTGAGCAAGCTCATGGCGGCCGAGAGCAGCGGGCAGAAGGACGAGGCGGAGGAGGAGACGACCATGCGCCACGACGACATAGGGGCGCTCGACCTGTCGGGCAAGTCCTCGCGCTGCAAGTCCACTTCTAGTCCAGTCACCAGCCCCTTGGTGGCGCCAGGCTTCCCGTCGCCGCCGTCGCCCGTGCTGAAGTCCCCCGTGCCGACGGCGTCGTCGACGCACCAGAGCATCCTGTCCATCGCGCAGAGCCTGGTGCACCGGCAGctccagcagcagcagcagcacggGCTGAAGGCGGCCAAGGCCCACTCCGGCGACTCGGTCGGCGGGCACCCGCCCGTGGTGGCGTCGCCCGTGTACGCCATGAGCAACCTGAAGACGCTGTCCGACACGGCGGTGCGCATCCGCAACGAGATGGCGGCGCAGGGGGACAAGCGGGGCAGCCCCGTCAAGCCGCAGAAGCCCGTGCCGCTCTCAGTACAAATGAGCGCGGCGCCGGACGCGGCAACGGCGGCGGCGATCCTGGGCCGCGCGTCCATGTCGGCGGCCTACGCGCCCCCCAGCACGCCACGCACGCTGCCGCAGTCCCCCAGCAGGTCCCCGGCGGGGTACCAGGGGCTCGGCAACAACTCCATACCCCCGCTGCGCATCCCGATACCCCCGACGACGCTCAGCAAGACCGGGGGTCCCCCCGCAGCGGTGCCGCGTCTGCACGAGCTGTACCCCTCGACGACGCAGGGCGCTCTGGGCAGGGGCAGGGGCATGGTGCCCAACCGGGGCGCGGTGAACCACACCAAGCCGGGCCCCAACCAGGCCGTGCGCCACATACCCAACCCGTCGGCGCTGCTGTTCCGGCAGCAGCAGACGCAGAACCgcttgcagcagcagcagcagcagcagggcGGCAGGCACGCGGCCGTGGGCAAGGCGCTGTTCGGCTCGCAGAACAGCTTCAACAACGCGGGCGTCAAGCCGGGCTCGTCCATCGCGACGCCCGTGTCCTCCATCCGTAAGATGGAGAACATGACGCGCAACATCGAGAAGGTGGCGGCGGGCCTCACGGTGCGCGCCGTGGAGGCGCACAGCAAGTGAATGTCGTCGTGTAGTGTATAGCGTCGCGTTTGTCCTGTCTGGGAATGTTTTTATCGTCAGAGATAGACTAAGCCGTAACTTCACGATCTTTAATTCCAACTGTAATTTTAACAACTTCATTAAACAAGCCGTTGTCAACATAATCAATAAATGTCCATCCTTCAGAACCTCGTGTCTGTAATTTCATATGTCACTTTCACTTCCTCCTATCCCACCTGTTCCCTGGCGTTATCTCAGACTCAAActcaaggactgaaatatagactAAGACTTACGTAGATACGGACAGCAAATGTCCAAAATaggagttttatttttataagaatgaaattttataaaattaaaatgtgactgttattttaattgtaaattgtataattaattgccCTTCTTACACAACAGATTCGAAATGGTTCAaacttagttaaaatttaatttgtacaaaAATGTAACCACGATTTCATTCCTAAAACATTTCAGTGTATTTatataaatactagtggcttgtgcagcaaatgctgctgcaaactaagttcgtgagacgttcaaataaaaattttccagatttattttcagtgaagaataccagacattttggaagttgtttgcttccataatagtgaaagatactccctctgaatgtttttttatgccaaatacttttccttgaacctatccgtcttcagttcttgagtttcaatgcgaaatcgcaagtaacaatgtcagaacatCAAAGAGTTTTTCATGtaggagtaatgcagtagctacggtatttcaggtcattgcggattgtaggtgaaagttaagataatgtaaggtttgtcatgctttgaacaaaagacttagcatcttggtatagctgctgcatgtttcgtgaactaccctgaaatgtagagggcagaattactttttcccactaagagatcttgctgaggtgatcaagagactacaaaatcttgtagacttcttattttatcagtaagtaataccttttggtcttttcttaggaattgtaatttttgcgcttcctccagacaatactgatctaccaaatactgctggattaatttgtgtaacaatgaatgttattccgtatattttctgtaatataggctgttgtgaggaatttattgctgagatgcggaaaatgaggcgaatgatatgtcagagttgtagaatcttatatgcgctctaaataaaattgtctatcataaatcgttagcagtttcagtgtttcattcgttgctagttgcgggaaataaacttattcatcacggtagcaagaagtgaaatggcatgctattttccttacaacaaaatatgcttggcagcgatcacaaatctaatctattaaaccaaagaaatattaaattaattttatgcagtttaaagacgcagctaaaaggaagcatgactcaattactaccaaagaaaattagagaatcagacatcatATACATATCTATACTACATTGccattaaatataatgaaaaagacccacactacttgattaataactataaaagtatttcatttttaataacaatattgttaccttacgtaagtttcatagttttcagtaacatatatataaccGTTatgcagtaaattatagaaatgaagatctaatataaaatattatttctctgcgtctacttgcttaaagccccaaaaggtttcactttcgtatcatcagtatatcattatgtgttgcattaactataataatattccatttttaatggcaataatgtcatcaaacattcttaagttttgtagttcttaatatccaatacacagctgtactcagaaaactacggaccagagaatcagacctgtaaattattttttatacgttatcaaaaaattacacaaatgaagatcgccatattgacattatgatgtgaaagaatctgagccatctgaactctatgtcagcaatcctgtaggtcatggccttcgtgtaatagtctattgtttattgtagtgtgtgttttgttttattctgacatgcaattaattagttctcaaaactgactaaagatggattttggaaaataggaaaataggaaaatgaaatttcactgaaaagcactattttctgaaaaactttggattccaagcttcaaaatgagggatcatttattaaaatccgttcagccgttttcccgtaatttccattaccagttcaaattatttatatatatatatatatatatatatatatatatatatatatatatatatatttattcatttataacatTCACAATAATGTAACCCGCGTTTCTTTTCTTGGATCATTTAGTAACAGATAGGCCTATGTCTTTCGGGACACTTTGTAAATCGTAGAATGTTAAACTTAACATTTACGTTAAAAAAACTAGGATTTCGTTCTCGAAAGATTTAGACCTATTTACATtgaaagctataaaatataatgttcatTTATCACCCTTCATTTTTTCTTGAATCATTAGTAATCTGTTTTTAAGACACTTTCGAAATTATTGCTGAAACTGTTTTAAAACTAACAATACCATAAAAAGAAAACGACGATATACTTCACAGCTGATTTGagtttatttactttaaaatcTATTTATGTAgagtaagtgaaggtattaagCCATGAATTTAAAACATGGGTTACAACCGATCAAAAAtactattgatttttttaaacgtagtatcatctattggATCCATAATTTCATTTGTAGGTGTGTTAATATTTATCTTCTGGATACTGTTTATTTGTAGCCTTTCCCGTGGAATGTACatttcaaaaattgtaattgtaacaaAGTTTTACGacattacaagtaaataaaaagtatgacGCATACTGGCGTTATTGCCTGCAATGAAGGTAATAACGCCACCAATTTTTTATaacaaagaaacatgtttataagcaaAAGTGACAAATGTGAGATTATGTTATAGAATTAGACAACTATAAATGGTTAGGGACAACAAAAAAGTCT includes the following:
- the LOC138691142 gene encoding protein suppressor 2 of zeste-like, which gives rise to MEESGSRKPRVRDLNAHLICVLCGGYYVDATTIVECLHSFCRSCIVRHLETSRFCPICDVQVHKAKPLHSIRADRTLQTLAYKLVPGLYQAEMQRQREFNAGSSSELQLDPSFFSPEDSISLSLEYYDSDNADDEEDGENSKESELEKNKQMPHRRYLQCPAAVSMKHLKKFIRMKYGLSCQHRVDIIYAGECLKDDFSLMDVAYTFAWKRVAPMRFSYRIFHPPVYAPAPTPPKVPDTIQTRELDQPNLDTQQESEDRLQSPSTVVPPTENVYTAENKVVEAVSQPMDTAEAKDSSEKCAASPEAALPDDEVKEPPAKKVKLSLVLNDDDCKNNLCSSDTELGPKKKEQEVLPVPEVKEKRQKKRRKKSSSIEVERKSVSRETEQLAETRAVETTPAVAEETADVTTAGETTATNDAATPPPDDVNTTSPPCDSPRSEETDARKEEEVVAAEEAENKVSSDDSTEKQTEAVSNEVVEPSTTQEEGNACVEDNNVAETGGNGEVVDEESVEDSERVSGEGEAEGEILDHDDKEDDFTLRLSSSEEEEAAVETVEAVEDVKLTTKLVTKQPDDKEKEEKHVKDVEERKKLKGKRDGRKKSKHKSKHHHQESSTRKRKAHRSESTPTILQYQEDVMKLKVKLGPIKPVLPHRHHHHHHHSKHNRKLQQEAESSSNAVALRSNGESSGASNSATSAKERLLQMRAVRHKNISTSKSASPPGKDDAGRAKKTEVLMPPSSITVSKVSIAEKRKLDTQKAAGSGGQAGDESKRPSLEIMLVNAPAATTAAATTGSTTITATTTASNSAESQRGDTAGSSRAHEHGFKPTRPPPPTIPLVRIKKTSVTTIRPPSGLTITPKMPTTSTTTPLPTKSTTTISKTPIVSKLMAAESSGQKDEAEEETTMRHDDIGALDLSGKSSRCKSTSSPVTSPLVAPGFPSPPSPVLKSPVPTASSTHQSILSIAQSLVHRQLQQQQQHGLKAAKAHSGDSVGGHPPVVASPVYAMSNLKTLSDTAVRIRNEMAAQGDKRGSPVKPQKPVPLSVQMSAAPDAATAAAILGRASMSAAYAPPSTPRTLPQSPSRSPAGYQGLGNNSIPPLRIPIPPTTLSKTGGPPAAVPRLHELYPSTTQGALGRGRGMVPNRGAVNHTKPGPNQAVRHIPNPSALLFRQQQTQNRLQQQQQQQGGRHAAVGKALFGSQNSFNNAGVKPGSSIATPVSSIRKMENMTRNIEKVAAGLTVRAVEAHSK